Part of the Oncorhynchus mykiss isolate Arlee chromosome 12, USDA_OmykA_1.1, whole genome shotgun sequence genome, CTCAACTTGTGGctgtaaaaatgaaataaaattaTACTCCAGTCTGAACTTAAACGACTTAAATCAGCTAGAAAGTATGTAGAAATGATAAtgaatttaaatatatatatataattcaatctgattatttttttttcaatatagAGCTATTAGCAGCACTATTTTGGTAGATTTTTGAGTCTCAAACCAGTTTATTTTCATTCTTCATCAAGAATATGGTCAACATTTTATCATTGACAATGAAACAGGTGGGAATGTTGTTCCCTTGTCATAAAATTGCTACATTTACATACAATATAGCATAAAAATAGTTTTCCAGATTTGGTGACTAGCATTTCATCGTTTAGTGTAGAAAGCAATCTAGCACAAAAGCACTCTTTTTACGCAATGCTAATATTGGGTTGTGACTCAGACAACCTGGTTCAATTTGTTTCCCGAGGCAACACCAGTTGTGAACCACTGCATTAGAAGGTGAGGTTCGACACTTTCCCCATTGTAACGACTGTGTGAGACATCCAAGTGTGCATCCCACTAATGTACGCCACTATGAGTCATCTCACCTATGATGTCAGCAATGCCCAGGCCCAGCTCATTGGCTGTGGAGTGGACAGGAAGCTCTATGTCTCTCCTCAGTAACAGGATGCGGGAGGGCGGTACTTTGAGCTTGACTGACAGCTGCTCCACCGCTTTGCTCAGAGGCACCGTCTGGGAATGAAGAGCCTCAAGTTAGGAACTAGAAGAAACTTCCAGTGTACTTGTGTAGTAGCGGTGGCTCACTTAGCTAAGCTAACGTgatgatgagtaaccttgcctgacACCAGAAAACTTGTGTTAGCGCCCCCTGAGTTAATAAGAGTCTTGTGGAGCACAGGATTCAAAAGCAGTCACACTCATCACaatgcatcacatccggctgtgactGATCTCAGTTCTGGCACACTCAGAGTCTCCTGATTCTTGCAATAAAAATTATGCTGTCGCCAAGGTAACAGTTTTCCTAATTGAATTtcataactatactgaacaaaaatataaacacaacatgcaacaattttactgagttacagttcacttAAGGACattagtcaatttaaataaattaactaAGCCCTAAACTATGGATTTTCCCGACTGggtaggggtgcagccatgggttgGCCTGGAAGGGCATAGGCACACCCACTTtagagccaggcccacccactgtcGAACCATGTCCAGTCAATCAGAATGAGTGTTTCCCCACAAAAGgcttttattacagacagaaattctcctcagtttcatcagctgtctgggtggctgatctcagacaatcccacaggtgaagaagccagatgtgaaggtcctgggctggcatgtttacacatggtctgtggttgggAGGTTTGtttgacatactgccaaattcgctaaaacaaagttggaggcagcttatggtagagaaattaacattatctggcaaaagctctggtggacattcctgcagtcagcatgccaattgcacactccctcaaagcttgagacatctgtggcattgtgttgtatgacaaaattgcacattggctttttattgcccccagcacaaggtgcacctgtgtaatgatcatgctgtttaatcagcttcttgatatgccacacctgtcaggtggatggattctcttggcaaaggagaaacgttcactaacagggatgtaaacaaatgtgtacaacatttgagagaaataagctttttgtgcgtatgaaacaATTCTGGGATCTTTTGGGACGAACActctacatgttgcatttatatttttgttcagcatacatTCAGCCTGAATTGAACACAAAAGCCCTCTTTGATCCTCTAGATGAAGTCTCTGTTAAAGGAGATTTTTAGTCCAGGAATAGATTTACTCTGAATCTGGAAAACTGGCACCTAGAAGTTAATGTCCAAAACCGACCCTGGACCACCAGTTAATGACAACTTACATCTTTAACCTGAATCACGACACACTCACTTGAGCATCACTATGACACAACAGGAAGTGGTGCTCTTCCTGATTCTTACAGTTAACACAGGGATCTTGTAGAGGTCTGTCCGGCTGCGGAACTTGAGGGCGATCTCTCTGGATGTCAGGGGGCTGTGGTCTCGGGAGGGGGCGAGGGGCTGGCTCCTGGGCCGGGAGTTTGGGGACATGAGGATGATGTCATCATCGTCGTACTCagtgagaggaggggagtggcAGCCGCGGCGTCCAGACCGCTCCTTGGCctcgggagagaggagagagcccacAGCCTTTAGCTTTCTGTTGATCTCTCtgagaatgagagtgagagaaagaaagagagaaagagagagccacCGGGGACAGGCGTAGAGAGACCGATAAAGTGACTGGTGATGATATTGTAATTGCATTACTGAAAGGGCATTGTATTTCTGTCTCAGACATAGACAAAACATCAACTCACAGAATCTTTCGATTGGCCCGATTGGATACTTTGACAAAAGGGCTGCctggaggtgggggtggagagggggaacGGATGtctaccctgagagagagagagcattttaggggggggggagaggttaCTATCCTAAGAATTGTGAGCCGCTCTGGCTCGCACAAGCCAAAGCTCATGCAAGGCTACTTACTTAAACGAAGAATTTGTTAAAGATGCACTACGCAGAAATCGCCCactatttcctggttgctaaaattctaattagtttgtctaatttcagtttgtgtgacaaaataagcaagtatagtgtagagaatcattgtaccatctaaaccgctgtgaaatatcttttccataaccaaaaatattgtattttcagcggTTTGAAGTtggtgtgcaaaactgaaagtaaaaaacgcaaaaacaaaacttaagaacagggagcatagaaatagcacacatagaacagatttagtgcttcttagacttgctttccaTGAAAATGACAGCTCTATAACACACATTTACATGTGAATTTGGTCAAGTCCCCAAAAAAGTAaaatattgcagctttaaaaccATACTTGAAATATTGTacataaatacaaattaaatacactactgccaccttctggttgCCTGGGGTAGTACGAAAACATGCTACATATACAGTAAACACAGTAAATGAAAGCAGGGCAGAGTACACCATTAGCAGCAAGTAACTCACGGATCTTTGTCCTCTGGCTCAGACTCATCCTCTGAGTCATTCAAGGTAATGATGATTGGCTTCTTTTTCTTTGAGGGTGGAGACTTGGCCCACGAACTGACCTCCTCTGCATTGTCACCTAGGTAGAGAAATCAAATTTGGGTGGGcataatttgtggaacgttccaacaggaatctgttccaaaaacttcgTAAATAACAAGGTTGTCAAACAATAACGCATAGAAAGTTGTATAGCGGCCGAATAAGATACCGGGTAGGGAGTGGGCTATTTCATAAAGTTTTTACTCACCacatttattctgaaaaatgtctatggacaaacattaagaataaGCTACGTGGTGAGTTGATGCCTATTCGGCAGCTTGTTAGCGAGGTGAATTGATCGTGCTACTTGGTTAGCAACCTTGCAACCTTTGTAACAGAATCTTGTTGGAACGTTCCAGAAATTACACCCACCCAtcaaactccatgttcagttcaACAGACAGGAATTGAACAGGAATTAACTAGTAGCAGAACAgacctctgtcagtctgtctgtagttCATACCTGCGTTAACATCACAGGCGAAGAGAGTTGGATTCA contains:
- the LOC110537920 gene encoding NFATC2-interacting protein isoform X2; the protein is MRSQPPPRKHCDCLVKSSHWRETMAEVNSDSDSDLDSTAPVKPQPKRRRIIDPSSITTVPIYSNKVNNSLQLNPTLFACDVNAGDNAEEVSSWAKSPPSKKKKPIIITLNDSEDESEPEDKDPVDIRSPSPPPPPGSPFVKVSNRANRKILEINRKLKAVGSLLSPEAKERSGRRGCHSPPLTEYDDDDIILMSPNSRPRSQPLAPSRDHSPLTSREIALKFRSRTDLYKIPVLTTVPLSKAVEQLSVKLKVPPSRILLLRRDIELPVHSTANELGLGIADIIDCVVIAADDKHESEQSGDMLTVRLQAKEKGSAQEYSLHKDAPLGSILSQYVSSMSVDARRKVRFQFDGSKVVHSQTPSQLDMEDGDVIEVWV
- the LOC110537920 gene encoding NFATC2-interacting protein isoform X1 — protein: MFMLSSNQASRPQPAVFGPIKLDMLSEMNSDSDSDLDSTAPVKPQPKRRRIIDPSSITTVPIYSNKVNNSLQLNPTLFACDVNAGDNAEEVSSWAKSPPSKKKKPIIITLNDSEDESEPEDKDPVDIRSPSPPPPPGSPFVKVSNRANRKILEINRKLKAVGSLLSPEAKERSGRRGCHSPPLTEYDDDDIILMSPNSRPRSQPLAPSRDHSPLTSREIALKFRSRTDLYKIPVLTTVPLSKAVEQLSVKLKVPPSRILLLRRDIELPVHSTANELGLGIADIIDCVVIAADDKHESEQSGDMLTVRLQAKEKGSAQEYSLHKDAPLGSILSQYVSSMSVDARRKVRFQFDGSKVVHSQTPSQLDMEDGDVIEVWV